Genomic segment of Eretmochelys imbricata isolate rEreImb1 chromosome 24, rEreImb1.hap1, whole genome shotgun sequence:
ctgtatccacaaaaacaacgaggagtccagtggcaccttaaagactaacagatttgtttgggcataagctttcgtgggtaaaaaaaccccacttcttcagaggcatggagtgaaaattacagatacaggcataaatatactgacacatgaagagaaggagaaccagtgctgacaaggccaattcaatcaaggtggatgtggtccactcccaataattgatgaggaggtgtcaataccaagagagggaaaattgcttttgtagtgagccagccacactcagtccctattcaaacccaaattaatggtgttaagtttgtaAATGAATTGTAGCTTGGTAGTttctctttgcagtctgtttttgaagtttttttgttgaaggatggctacttttaaacctgttattgaatgtccaggaagatagaagtgttctcctactggcttttgtatgtttctattcctgatgtctgatttgtgtccatttattcttttatgtagagactgtccagtttggccaatgtttGTCTCCTGTCTTTCCAATACCAGTGTAAAAACAGCTACCTTCCTGGGCATGGCCCCTCCTCCCCTAGAGAGACCTGAGCCCCATTTTCTGTCTCTGCAGAGGCTGCCAGTTATCGGCTGCAGAAGCGAGAGGCTCAGGACTCATTCTCCCAGATCCAGGAGGTTGCCAAGAGTTACTGGGAACAGCTGAATTCAGTGGTCCAGGGCTGGCTGGACAGTGTCAAATCTTGGTAAGGGGAAGGCAGagtgcaagtgtaacccacacccctcctgggtgtggtgttctgtcccatatagtggcaccaagaccacttagagagagagataaaatgagtctgctctacagccttagctaagagccagttgtCTTTTAGATCATGTGGTAGATAGAGactcatgcactaaactccatAGGTCCCAGTTCGATCCCGCCCGCTGACAACAAGgttctgtcagtgttacacaaaCAGAGATTAAATCTGGAGGAAGCCACCAGCAGGCCAGTGTTTCCAGGCAGCATTACTGGGAACAGACACCCCCCCAGGGGGAGTGGTTTGGGAGGTGGTGGTCTCTGGCTCCCCACAGACAGAGGGTTTGCTCTGTCGGTGCCACAAAGCCCTGGAGAGTCCCATGTGGTTACAATCCTGGGCGCACACAGAGGCAAAGAGCATGCACTAGTTGTGACCTAACAGCCCCTCCCCATTCCTGAGGGCTGATTCTCAATCACTTCTTTCCTGTGACTGGGCCAGGCTCTCTGGCAGGCAGGTTAAAGCTGCCATTGTGGTTCCTGAAGTTTGAAACTCTGCCGGGTCCAGCTCAGGCCCTGGTGTGGCTGCTTTAATatatgcagatgatacaaaactactcaagatagttaagtcccaaacAGACTGCGAAGAGCCACAAaatgatctcacaaaactgggtgattgggcaacaaaatggcagatgaaattcaatgttgatctgtgcaaagtaatgcacattggaaaacatcatcccaactatacatataaaatgatggggtctaaattagctattaccacgcgagaaagagatcttagagttactgtggatagttctctgaaaacatccacccaatgtgcagcggcagtcaaaaagctaacagaatgttgggaatcattaagaaagggatagataataagacagaaaatatattgcctttgtataaatccatggtacacccacatcttgaatactgcgtgcagatgtggtcgccccgtctcaaaaaaaatatattggaattggaaaatgttcagaaaaggataacaaaaatgattaagggcatggaatggctgccataagaggagagattaataagactgggacttttcagcttggaaaagatgactaagggtggaatatgatagaggtctataaactcatgactggtgtggagaaagtaaataaggaattgttatttactccttctcataacacaagaactaggggtcaccaaatgaaattaataggcagcaggtttaaaacaaacaaaaggaagtatttttttacacaacgcgcagtcagcctgtggaactccctgccagagaaggttgtgaaggccaagactataacaaggttaaaaaaagaactagacaagttcatggaggatagatccatcaatggctattagccaggatgggcagggatggtatccctaaccgctgtttgctagaagctgtaaatgggtaacaggggatggatcacttgatgattacctgttctgttcattccctctggggcacctggcattggccactatcagaagacaggatactgggctagatggacctttgctctgacccagtgtggctgttcttatgctctaCTTCTCATGGCTCTCTCggccctgggaagcagagatGGATGCTGTGGCTCCAACATGGCATTCTATCCTATTTGGGAAGGTCCTCTGAGCAGGGGGCATTAACAGGCAGTTGTCTCCACCTATCTGAAGCCCCTCTATGCTGCCCGAATGGCATGAAAGGGCCCTAGGGTGCATAGGAAGCAGGGCCCATGTGTCAGCAATTTTCAGGGCTCCATGGCTGGATTTGGTGCTGGTTTTACTCTAACCATGGACTGTATTTAATAACAATGCTGACAGTGCAGACCATCCTGCAGGGACCAGGGTCCAGCCCTCTCACGTGgcgtctcctcctcctcttcacttTCCTTCCCAGGGACATCTATGAAAAAACCACATCGGCTGCAGGGACCTACACAGAAATCCTGAAGGACCAGGTTTACCATTGGTGGCACGGGGAGCAGTAACATAGGCTGCTgtccaccccatccccatcccctccccgctACCATTCCTACAGTGACAAGCCGGCAAGGATAGCGAGCGGGTTCCTCTGTATTCATATTTGTTTATGTGCTGACACTTTTCTGCTTACCGAGTCAATAAAGCAAATTCCCTTTTGCCTTGCTCCATTCACTGCTGTGTGTGTGGATCTGTGAGCGACACAGAACTTGGTGTATATGGGGCTCACTCAGAGTCTCAATTATAACTGCACCTCCCATCCCATTATCCCTGTCTTCAGATAttgggaggaaactgaggcacagcgagggTACCTGAGAAGGAGTAAAGTGCAGAGGAGGAACAGAACTCACAAATCCTGACTCCCCCACTCATTGTCCACCAAGTTGAGAATAggacccaggctcccagcccccttcactCTAATCGTTAGAACCCACTCCACCCAAGCATCAGGCATAGAACCCAGGCTTCCtacctcccagccccctcctgttcCGActcactggaccccactccctccAAGAGCTGGGAGTGGAAAAGGCCATACTGCAAACTTGTTCTAGCTCTAAGTTTCCTCCCTGTTTGAAGCTAGCTGCCactgagggatttggggtggacCCATCTGTTACATTAAAGGGTTGGGTGATCAGTGCTAAAACTGCAaaggcacaaaaagaaaaggagtacttgtggcaccttagagactaaccaatttatctgagcatgagctttcgtgagctacagctcacttcatcggatgcatactgtggaaactgcagcagactttatatacacacaggtttcagagtaacagccgtgttagtctgtattcgcaaaaagaaaaggagtacttgtggcaccttagagactaaccaatttatttgagcatgagctttcgtgagctacagctcacttcatcggatgcataccgtggatatgcatctgatgaagtgagctgtagctcacgaaagctcatgctcaaataaattggttagtctctaaggtgccacaagtactccttttctatatacacacagagatcataaaacaataccttctcccaccccactgtcctgctggtaatagcttatctaaagtgatcatcaagttgggccatttccagcaaaaatccaggttttctcaccctccacccccccccacacaaactcactctcctgctggtaatagcccatccaaagtgacaactctctacacaatgtgcatgataatcaaggtgggccatttcctgcacaaatccaggttctctcaccccctcacccccctccaaaaaacacacacacaaactcactctcctgccaaagtgaccactctccctacaatgtgcatgataatcaaggtgggccatttccagcacaaatccaggttttctcacccccctacccccatacacacacaaac
This window contains:
- the APOC2 gene encoding apolipoprotein C-II, whose protein sequence is MAESQGFCALLESQEGATLSTTANMGQMGLKIAVAFILLLFLCTEAASYRLQKREAQDSFSQIQEVAKSYWEQLNSVVQGWLDSVKSWDIYEKTTSAAGTYTEILKDQVYHWWHGEQ